From Solanum lycopersicum chromosome 8, SLM_r2.1, the proteins below share one genomic window:
- the LOC101248031 gene encoding inositol-tetrakisphosphate 1-kinase 1, which yields MKMAERMRRYSVGYALAPKKQASFIQLSLVNLAKERGIDLIKIDTEKRLIDQGPFDCVLHKMDGDDWKRQLKEYGSEFPQALIIDSPEAIERLHNRISMLQAVGEVEIDCENASFGIPKQTVIYDAKMVSAINLENEGLEFPVIAKPLVADGSAKSHKMLLVFNKDGLRKLKPPIVLQEFVNHGAVIFKVFVVGDYVKCVKRKSLPDVKEDGLGRVESYLPFSQVSNLNNFEKNDDKYYKLMNLETAEFPPLSFLTDIARGLRRVTKLHLFNFDVIRDNRVGNRYLIIDINYFPGYAKMPNYERVLTDFFWDVLNQNDKSLGSLKNVHCEKEVRVLVGNSGCGEDEGTLPVSPLKMEENENPIQV from the coding sequence ATGAAAATGGCGGAGCGGATGAGGAGATACAGTGTTGGATACGCGTTAGCTCCGAAGAAACAAGCGAGTTTCATTCAACTTTCCCTTGTGAACCTTGCTAAAGAACGAGGAATTGATCTCATAAAGATCGATACGGAAAAGCGCTTGATTGATCAAGGACCGTTTGATTGTGTGCTACATAAAATGGACGGTGATGATTGGAAGCGTCAGCTGAAAGAGTACGGATCTGAATTTCCTCAGGCGCTTATTATTGATTCCCCCGAAGCGATTGAGCGGTTGCATAACAGGATTTCGATGCTTCAGGCGGTGGGGGAGGTTGAAATCGACTGTGAAAATGCTTCGTTTGGGATTCCGAAGCAAACTGTAATCTATGATGCAAAAATGGTGTCGGCTATAAACCTTGAAAATGAAGGTTTGGAATTCCCGGTGATTGCGAAGCCATTGGTGGCTGATGGAAGTGCAAAGTCGCACAAAATGTTGCTTGTTTTCAACAAGGATGGGTTGAGAAAATTGAAACCGCCTATTGTGTTACAGGAGTTTGTGAATCACGGGGCAGTGATTTTTAAGGTGTTTGTGGTTGGTGATTATGTCAAGTGTGTCAAAAGGAAGTCTTTACCAGATGTAAAGGAGGATGGTTTAGGGAGAGTAGAGAGTTACTTGCCATTTTCTCAGGTTTcgaatttgaataattttgaaaagaatgatGATAAATACTATAAGTTGATGAATTTGGAAACTGCTGAATTCCCCCCTTTGAGTTTTCTTACTGATATAGCTAGGGGACTTAGACGGGTGACAAAATTGCATCTTTTTAATTTCGATGTGATTAGGGATAATAGAGTTGGAAATAGGTATCTGATCATTGACATTAACTATTTCCCTGGGTACGCAAAGATGCCGAATTATGAGAGAGTGTTAACAGACTTTTTCTGGGATGTTTTGAATCAGAATGATAAGAGCTTGGGGAGTTTAAAGAATGTTCACTGTGAGAAGGAAGTTAGGGTTTTGGTTGGCAATAGCGGGTGTGGCGAGGATGAAGGAACATTGCCTGTTTCACCGCTTAAGATGGAAGAAAATGAGAACCCTATTCAGGTGTGA
- the LOC101261353 gene encoding transcription factor MYB53: MGRYPCCKVDEDLKKGPWTSEEDEKLVEYIKENGHGNWQLIPKRAGLNRCGKSCRLRWTNYLRPDIKRGAFSEEEEEIIINLHSLLGNKWSKIASHLPGRTDNEIKNLWNTHLKKKLFKSGIDPVTHQPITDPNLLLSLSNLMNPFESALRLQAELTEIAKIHIIQNIIQVLNTPPPTLIPSLQENNYPMQQFYNNNIIAPYDQIITNEPSPISKNLSDNNMIKNSSVFENNMINNVDYNSEYSSLPSLVPVTPENSVPFDQQIIDMINPSYYDDFCELEKVLNDEANIV; this comes from the exons ATGGGGAGATATCCATGTTGTAAAGTTGATGAAGATTTAAAGAAAGGGCCATGGACAagtgaagaagatgaaaaattagtggaatatattaaagaaaatgGACATGGAAATTGGCAATTAATACCTAAAAGAGCAGGATTAAATAGGTGTGGCAAAAGTTGTAGATTAAGGTGGACTAATTATTTAAGGCCTGATATTAAAAGAGGAGCTTtttcagaagaagaagaagaaattatcaTCAACCTTCATTCTCTTCTTGGAAACAA gtGGTCAAAAATTGCATCTCATCTCCCGGGAAGAACTGATAAtgaaattaagaatttatgGAATACGCATCTGaagaaaaaacttttcaaatcaGGAATTGATCCAGTAACACATCAACCAATAACTGATCCAAATTTACTTCTTAGCCTTTCTAATTTGATGAACCCTTTTGAATCTGCTCTTAGATTACAAGCTGAATTGACAGAAATAGccaaaattcatattattcaaaatataattcaagTTCTAAATACCCCTCCTCCTACATTAATTCCATCTTTACAAGAAAATAATTACCCCATGCAACaattttacaataataatattattgctCCATATGACCAAATTATTACTAATGAACCTTctccaatttcaaaaaatttatcggacaataatatgataaaaaattcgAGCGTTTTTGAGAATAATATGATtaataatgttgattataattcaGAATATTCATCACTTCCTTCACTAGTTCCAGTTACACCTGAGAATTCAGTACCATTTGATCAGCAGATTATTGATATGATTAATCCTagttattatgatgatttttgtgaATTGGAAAAAGTTCTGAATGATGAAGCAAATATtgtttga